The following is a genomic window from Manihot esculenta cultivar AM560-2 chromosome 9, M.esculenta_v8, whole genome shotgun sequence.
cgtagcaagcctgctatactctctgtgtacctgtaaatctcatacatgatcatacattttctgtgaaaataaaaactcttttctctgtaccaaggcttaacctgtgcatgcactgtctctgtaccctgtactctgtacccctgactagagcttgctctagatgggttgtttcatacctgttaagcctgatttttcacatactctataaaatatatacatatacatatacaaatcatgtacataaaccaaagatttacaacactaacaatactaagtcaagcacaattctaactttaaacACAATtgatacatctctttaatattacatgtccactctaagctattacaaatctcttctctcttcctgtactcttttggacttcccctgtacactgtacaatgAACCtccaagactggggttaagggagtgggatgagctctatagcccagtgagtagtacaataaaacaatttattaaaatatgatctgatggaatgcatcataacacagacaatccacatcaagagtaaacatgtcaccaaatagtcccagtatctctataccagggcgtagtcaaaggcacctggatttcctgtctcatatatctatatgtgtatataacacccgtacttaccattgccagggcgtagtcaaaggctcctggactttactatacctgccagggcgtagtcaaaggctcctggacttcctgtctggaactactggatcattcagcatttactcacatcaacaacataactatgcaatgcaacatcttcgtggattctaatgcaatcaacctattgcataaacatgatgcatgaaagatgctaaaagTAGTTAATGTCTTAATTGAAACGagtaatcagtttagttccactcacctatggctgtctgaactaactctgcaggttcagtaaactctggagcagtactcactgctgctctctctggttcctctgatctgtgtaagcacagaaagacttaaatgagggaccaaactaacttaagaataactctattaaactccccaataatccccttaaactcactctaaaactcatgcaaaacaagcaaaagaaaagctggacagaacactttcggcagcaggttcggtggccgaaagtcctctccagagacgaaactcaagcaccttcggcggccgaatctcaatcttcggcggccgaaccctttcgggggcaagtttcgggggccaaaacacactccagagacgaaagtctctaaccttcggcggcaccttcggcggccgaacctcaaaactttcaggggcgagctgtggcagccgaagccaccatgcaagaggttcggcggccgaatgcttcttcggctgccgaacctgagttcttcaagaactcagcccCAACGACAAACCaacttctccttcccttcaacctctccaaacatgcatatttcaactcctcaacacacatatactcaagtatatgaacataggggtccaaaactacctaacaaccccaacaaactaatcaaacataacacataatcaagtTTAcaagcataaatcatcaaagaTATCATTTAtcaacctaagcatgcatctctaatcaaaccttcataaaacttctgtaaaaccttaaaacaagttcctgatcttcacttacctcttgtaaacaagaagatgaacgatctgaacaaggAAAAATGGATCAATTCCTCTTCAAACTCACTAAACTCAAAAACTTATCTTTTagtttcaaaaccttcaaaacctttGAAAACCAACACAAAATCCTTGCATGAATaatcaaaacacttgcagatgagtcataagagacgtggcctaTCCTATGGCAAGGTTCTGAAGCCAACATCTGTCCAAATATTGACTCAGCTTGCTGGCCACCTcaacttcggctgcccaatcgcatgcaaaagcatgcaacattcgggggccgaacctaaacttcggaagccgaacattggacattttcggcggccgaacttaaccttcggcggccgaacttggctgatctgccttggttcatttcaactcaaaactcagttccatttaaccttaaaacattaaaacatacaacATTTCTTTAGAAAatcataaatcctaccctttcacagaattccgacaccccggattccaccagacgacaggaattccggtgccggattctagccgggtattacagggggtcattggtctgaggttcctctacaaccggaagtgtatttactggggtgttgaggcctctctgttgcattatctgccccaaccagtgggcggtattctgtaactggaaagccatgttttgaagatcttggttAAACAAGGTAACagcgggagtattccctgccaaacttggcgagggattaagaggaacaggtgtttggttgtttaatgtcgtaggactagaaaaagagaattgttgcccctcttgggcagagtttaggtcatttgggacgttaaggttactttcttggtgattggccatcgtggatctcagtgggttttgttaagagtgaaaactccggtgatgaaaagatctccgtcgttttcccacagacggcgccaattgatgatctgagatccaatagaatagggttttacaagggttttggtattgaaaaataaaacttaaaacttctgaggaggggactctcCTTTATCCAttatcttgcttgctggtgacgtgtaaaggcctctccatgattgggccacgcgtctctgccatacagattcgagggtactagggtatcaggcgtctgccccatgcgtaacggcctttgATTCTcttcgtgcgtacgttcgagcgaatctgccaggctgtctgatgAACATCATTCTGGATTCTGGGTTGGGCCGAGAGCTTGGGCCAGAGAGGAAAGGGCCTGCTTTGCGCGGACTGGGTAGATCTGAGTGAggaagcttggtcgagcccggccttgaaggtcgGATGAGCCGGGCTTGCTTTGAGTACCGAGTACGTGGGCCTACGCTTCGTGGGCTGTAGGTTGTGGCCTAGGCCCAgaaccggggtgaagaaatccagcggtcatcagtaATGATCTctgaaaattattaatcaagtttTCAGGCAGCCTACAAATGACTCTAGAACTACAGGCTTCATTACATGTTGCTTCTTACTATTTCATATAGACAGTTTAACAGAATGACTCATAATCTTTCTAGTTATCCAATTAGTATATTCATAGATGAAGTTTTGAACCAAAAGCCTATAGGTCTCACTAGCATTACAATTCAATTTATGCCATAATATATTAAGAATACTCTTCTGATTGACAGTAAGCAAAGATGACCTAAGAGTCTTATATCtctctttattaattaatagaccTCCACATTAAATTATTTCTTGAATTAATCCATTAATTCTAATAATATGTCTTAATAGGTAATACAAACCATCCCTTTTAATATTTGGATTCAATGGCAGATTGAATAAATTACGGATCATACTAACCACTCTAGATCATTATTCTTGAGTGTAGTTCTTTATTAGTGTTACCATCAAAGtactataattttttctaatacattaaaaaaagataagatctaaataaaataacttgcactaaaaaattattttttaaataaatattttgattaaaaattaaataaattaataaaaaaattttggaataattttcataatttttgaacaataaaataatttttatgaatttttaaatatttttataaaaactaaataatgtccaaaaattaattttaagtcacaaatatttaaagtaattttttttatttttaaataattttttatagtaaaaaattataaaaaaataaaaatatataaaaaagtaattttgcATGGAGCAAATTGACATGTCGTTTGGAGCAAAAGACACATCATTTCGATGAAATGATAGGTCATTTTTTCCAAACGACAGGCCGTCTCACTCGCTGCTGAAGGGAGCGCCCGATGGGGATTTTTGGGTGGTTTTTCCATTGGTGTAATCAAATTTGAGAAAGAAGACATCAATACAGTAATTTGAAACAGTCACACAAGGACTAAGACTGAGATTGAGTTGAAAGAGTTTTATTCGTGTTGAATTTTTAAATGACTTTGGAGAGCTATAATTCTCTCATTTCATCCAAAATTAACATTCAATATACCATCTTAAAGCCTGATACGTGTACTttatattgatataaaaaaatgcAACCAATACGTAACCATACAGAGTTATAATTGTATGTCTAAAGAGGAGTTcataattacattaaaaaaatttcagaattgCAGCAAAATTTTCAAAAGTAATAATTCATTCTAACACCACTAACAtgttaaaaacatatataaactaGCAAACAAACATGATAGTTCTGATACCGAATCTTTGTTTACTTTACTAATCAAGACATCGATCACATGTTTATACACtaattaaaatcattttttaagTCTAAATGCATATTTTAGAATTGCAGAAAAATAATGATTTCAAAAATATGAGAGTTAGAGCTTAACAGTTTTCGAttttaactgaaaatcaaattaaatcgaactaaatcaaatcaaatcgaattaattaattcagttatttagttttttcaatttaatttaattattgactttttaaaatttcagttttcggttCATGAGAAAAACCAAAGTAAACTGctccatatataaaaaaaataacaaaacccTACCTATTTATATATCCTTCCTTTCTCTTCTGCCTATATATCCTCCCTTTCTCTTCTACCTCCTCTTCTCCCTACTCTTTCCCCTCCTTCCATCAAGCTGATCTCCTTTCTTCATTCTTTCTTAGTGTCGCGAGCTCATCACTGTCCTCCTCGTCATTGCCACCATTGAAGGAGAAGCCCTCATTGTCACCAAGAAGAAGCACCCCCTTGTTGTTTCCATTGCGTTCGTTGTAGTCGCGAAGAAGCCCTATCACCACCACTGCCTTCATCGATGCCGCGAAGAAGAAGCACTCCTCATCGTCTTGTTGCCTTAGTAGAAGTTGCGAAGCCTCATTGTCTAGTTGCCTTCGTCGAAGCCACTCGCCACCTTTGTTGAAGCCTCGAAAAAGCTCCTACTAGTCTCTGCGATAGAGGCCGCTGATCTCCATGGTGTTTTGCATTTAGATTTACAACTAATATTAGGTATTTGCATTTAGATCTATGTAAATAACTTGTATTTGTGTGTTTCTTGATCTATACATTGGaggtttgtttatttatttctttttttttattatttatgaaattttgtagtagttaagttattttaattttacaaagaAGTTGATAAAGTTGTCTTCAGAGATTACAGCCGATTCATACATGTCTGAGCCGATTCATACATGAAATTGGAATATGAGAAATGATAAACACCGACTTCAATTTCggttctttctttattaaatcgaattgaattaaattgatttaatttgattcgatttaattttttctcttttcaatttgcgttcaatttttttatttttcgatTTTAGTTCAGATTTTGAATCGTAATGAGAGTGAATGTTGAAGAATGCACTAATACTTGCTCTTatatttcttctttctttttcttttgatcTTGTGTCTTgtgatatatatgtatatagaaaataaaaataaaagcaacGACAATCCTTATTTTTTGAGTTCTCACGTATGTATATCTTTTTCGATGagaagaaaaattttattttaaaattaactgtCATgcggttaatttttttttatttttttaataaaatgaatttaaattaattcaaataggTGATATAAACCTAAATTGTTTCTatataaagttttatttaattattgatatatTACAATTCCCACCATTGATTAGAGTACAAATTAACATTGTTAAATCATAGACTAATAAGAAAGTAAAAACGGCCTAACCTGacttgatttaaaaattaaaaatattataatttacttaaAGGTTAAGGTTGGAGTCTCATTTTCTATCCgactaaagaaaataaaagctgGGAATAAACTCCCACGTTTAgcatttactaataaataagtctaattaaatttatatatttttactttatcaTTAAGTAAGTTCGGTCTAATTCTTTTATAATTAAGctcatatttttaataaaaagtaaataaattttaatttaatataatattatttaataaaaatattttttaataataaaattttattttgtaatttgaaaaattatttattatttctatgtatattttttaatttttatgttaattagaatattaaattttgatatttaaaattagaaaaataatatttattaaatcaagacttatttagtttttaataaaaataaataaatttaattaataaatagttacattaaatttatttaactcttaaaaaaatataaaattttaattacatttattttcatttaattatttaccAAAAATGTCtataaaaatgagaaaattaGATGTACGTTCTTCAAAAAATTAGGCTGTCCCCATAAAACTGTTCGGACATAAGAGGAAGGTTCCTTGGGCTGGGCGGAAAACAGCAAAGCACATGATCGAGAAGCTCCCTTGGGAACGATAATACTTGGATTTATTaggataaaattaatttgattcaataaattaatttaaaagttgtaatcaaaatctattttaatttaaaatcaaagaaattaaaaaaaaattaattctaaaaaCTAAGTCAAAAaacaagaaattaattttttcaaatttcaagtaaattaaaaaaaataattatactttaattctatattttaatataattaacgaataaatctctaaaatttaatattaaataataaaattttttataatcaataCGTTTAAATTAAAGTTCTTTCATCagtgtataaatatttttatcgttatttttaaataaataaattatatttaaatttttaaattttaacataattaataaattaatcattataattttaaaaatatatatttaaatttttctataatctatccatcttcatctattataatttaaatatttttattttttattttttatttatgaaaacattTAAGTCCCATTAATTTTTGTACTTAATaccttatttaattaatttttaatattttttattctttaattttcatttattaaaatatttcaataaaatttttaaaaaatacttacaatttTAGCTATTTTTAAGTGATACTAAATAAtcgtttaaataaattataaacttttataaagagtatttaagaataaattatatttttaaaaatatttaattatctattaattttgaattaatatatataataaaaagaaaaataataattttaaacaaattaaatataaagaaatttaaaaatttaattttaaaatataaaaattaatctgttaattatattaaaatttaaaaattaaaatttaatttagacaATGTAAATGATATCAAAaagaatttaagtatttttaaaagtattttaaatatttattttttattacccGTTAATTAagagaattataaatagaaaaacattcaaattgaatgaattttttttttttttgaaaatacgAGAAATATCGTTGACTTAAAGCGATTAAAGAAATTATATGAGAAGAAAGGACATAAATTCAAATTTCTTGATCTGACTCATTTAGAATGAGCCGATATTATTAGAATATGAGCCACATcagataaaaatataagaaatcgttaaattaaatttatattaaaaattttaaattaatatgaaaaattaaaaataaattaatttaaacatttttaacaaatatacatatgaaattgaatatttaaaccAATATTGAATAGATAacaattttgaatattttaatttaattaaaatattaatattaaaatattaaaatagtgaattataaaaaaattacttatataaaattatataaattactgCAAAACAATGATCAGGTATTAATAACTACTAAAGATTGAAACCTATAAACTCTATTTCATATCAATTTCTTCTCGAAGggtaatgttttattttatttttttatatatgttatattatctttttaaaatttatcaactataatttttaaaattatattttttactttaataaattatttaaaattacaataaataatatataaattaaaaatattataactaataacagttataatatttattattatataataaaattataaatgtgcataaaaataattaattttaaaaaatatttttaactacagtatatattatataataaattaataatttttttatatttattttattaatataataaagtaATATATATTTCTCTGCTCATTTTAAACTACATAAGCTCTAAAATGATCAGTGTTATGAGGAGTGGGTAATTAATCGatccaatttaaaattaaattgataattcgatttaatttaattaatttaaatttttaataaattttttatttttatattttatttttaatatttttaaaatttaattaaaatattttaatctaatcTCTCTAATGCTGAATAAGAGCATCAGAAGTTGTGCAGATTCTAAATCATGGTAAGGCATATTCTCTCGCATATCCTCCAACCGGAAGGCCAGATCCGATTCGTGttattctcaatttttttttgtttttctcgaAAGTGTTATTCTCAATTCAGTACTCCATTCAATTATTACTGCGTAACATTTTATGTTCTTTAGTGTTACTGTCCAAATCTAGAAAACTCCTAAAATTAATCCAGTaagaagaataaatatttaaagcCATTAGGGgtagaaattataaaatttattaatttattaattaaattttatttaataatattaaaattattttgtagaaaTTATAGTGGTAAGTTGGTCATTTCTATTGATAAACTATGTTTTCCGcgaacaaatatttttttactagaATTAAGGGAAAAGTTCGCGAGTGAATTATTgtcttttcagtttatttaattttatttaaaattatttaatattttaataataatttaatttaaatagaaattttttttaatatttttaacttttattatataatttaagtaaattttgtctttcacttaaaaaaatttagtgtaTATTGGATCAACAATATATTTTTGTTTAGTATATATATTgagaataatttattaattaattttttaattttaaaaatatattaaaatattttttaatttttcaaaaagtttattaattaattttttttattaattttaactattaaatattttaaaattttaaaatattctcaataaattatttagtaaattttttataaaaatacaaattaactaataatttttttaaattataaaaattaaatagtaaaatatattattaaaaggattagttaataattttttttaaaatattagtgaagttttaatttattttgtaaataataaattttaaaaaataaattagtgaaaCTTTGAAGCGTAATAAATCAGAAATGGCATCTATCTTTTCCCAAAAATTTGATGCAAACTCTTGACGTAATTCGTATCTCGCAGTTGCAGTTGGTGTCTGTTTGTGCATATAAACAGAGAAAAAGCCTCCTTTTTGTTTCTGCCAGTGCTCTAACGCCCAGGCTCCTCGTCTTAAACACGAAGAACCCGTTTCACATTTCATCATCTTCATCGCCCGCAAATCCACTTCTCTTCGCTATGGCAGAAAATGGTAGGACCCCATTATGCTTTTTTCCTCATTTTTGCTTTTTGGATTCTTTGATTTGCATCtgcttatttatttatctatttattttgaagattcaTTCTCTGGATTCCTGGAAACTGCTGTTGAAGCAGCTAAGAGAGCTGGAGAGGTTATTCAATTttgatttctttatttttataaacccaaattttttctttattgtttgttttcgttgttgttgttgttttgGTGGGTTCAGATTATCCGCAAGGGATTCTACCAGACCAAGCATGTAGAGCACAAAGGCCAggtacttttatttatttatttaattttgtatgCAGGACTTCTTCCTCTCTTATTCTCTTGCCTTTCTTTAAAACAAATTGGGAAAAATGTTGATGCATTAAGTCACATCCATGTGCTGTTTATGTGGCAAAGAAGCGCTTGGCACTGTAATTGAAAATCCAGATGCAGTTTagtatatttatatatgatatgatttGTAAACACAACTCGATATGATTGCTGGTCATAGGATTAGGATGTGCTTTTGCTGCATTATAATGCTAATATAGTTTCTTTGCAATTGAAAGCTAAGAGAATGATAGAAAAGAGAATGCATGTATGTTTTCTGATGCAGATTCACAATCTACCAAGAATGGCTACATATTTAAACCCGGATGCTTGATCAGATGAAGTTCCATTTATTACCGTTACTACTATTGCTATTACTAATATTAGGTGCCtcaagtatttatttatttgctttgacaTGCATATTCCAATCAACATATTTTTTTGCATGCCTCACAAGATGCACTCCGAATAGTAGAGTATATAATTCCTCATACTTCAGTgtgtttctttttcctttcgttcttttcttttctacttTTTTTCCCCCTCTTTTGGGTTGAATGGGGAGGAGGGTGGAGGGTGGGAGGAGGGCGGGTTTGAAGGTTAGCATGAGCATAATTAAATGAACATCAATATGGGCCTGCAGCTACCCATAACCTTTACTTTTTTTCTCAACTGCAGGTTGATCTAGTCACTGAAACTGATAAGGCTTGTGAAGATCTCATTTTTAATCATCTCAAACAATGTTACCCTACACATAAGGTTGACTCTTATCTTTCCCTTTCTTCTCCTTCTGGCTAATGAAGTTCAAGATTTTTGCCCATTATGGAGTGTATTTTCTCCTCAACAGTTACTTTGTTTTTCCATTGAAACCTTTTCTTTTACTCGATCATAGCTCATTGGGGAAGAAACTACTGCTGCCTATGGTATTACAGAGCTGACTGATGAACCCACATGGATAGTTGATCCTCTTGATGGAACAACCAACTTCGTGCATGGGTAACTGACAGTTTTCTTTTTTGTCTGGTGAAGGTGATTTCTTCTTTGTTcaatacataatttttatcaCAATGTACTCCGGTTTTTAGGTTTCCCTTTGTCTGCATTTCAATTGGTCTTACAATTGGAAAGGTTCCCACTGTAGGTGTTGTTTACAACCCTATTTTAAATGAGGTGAGAATTCTTATACTCCAGTTATGTTTTATCACATGAAGCCAAGCAATTGTTTTCAGATTTTACATGGATAAGAATATTATTTTGAACGTGCAAAGCTATccaattaatttatctattgcCTGGGTTGATATTTCAAGTCTTGTTTAGGTGTACTTGTCAGCATATGATGAACACTAGTtgattaattgaattttatctGGTTTAAGAATTTGGGGCTGTCCATATTTAAATGCTGCTGAACCTAATTATTACAAGGAAATTATGaagcatattttttatattgctTCTTGCTCTTAACTTGGTCATGATTGGATGCTTGAGACTGCCATATGATTGACATGTCAAATTTGttacaatttttaaattatgtctTAAAAGTTAGTTACTTCACAAGAAAACTTAACGTTTGGACTCTTTGATGTAGCTTTTTACTGGCATCCTTGGAAAAGGTGCTTTTCTTAATGGGAACCCCATAAAAGGTAACTAAGTTTTCTATTGTCAATCTCCATGTTTTGATGCACTtgctttgcttttcttttcttttatcgcACTTAATAAATGTATTTTTGTTCTTCAAATTTACAGTATCATCTCAAACGGAGCTTGTGAAGTCTCTTCTTGCAACAGAGGTGTGTTTTAGCTGTTTCTTTGTCAACTTGCTATTGACATCAGTTTTGGTTTGATACTGCCATTTAAAAGATAGAACTAAAATTAGTAATGTTCATAGACATGAACTACTATTACTAGCATAATATGTCTGCTGAGTTAACCAACTTAATTACATAGAATTATATTAGAAACTGGAGATCAAAATTCTGCTTTTCCCAGCAGTGTCTTTCATCCtgcaaaaagtttttttttttttttttttttttttttcctatatttataatttatatttttacactGATTTTATTTTCGCTTGGGAAGTGGAAGTTAATTGTTGCATAACTTTTTGTCATCTCAGATGCATTACGCATTTCAGCTTTATTGCGTACTGTGTGTTGGACATTCTATGCTTCTAAGAGTCAACAACCATCTTGTCTTTTACACATGTAGCTGATGACCAACAAAAGAACATTAGGTTCATGTTCaagcaaaataaattttgagattGCTTTAAGGCcttaaatttagttttttgGCATTTTCCTTCTTTAACCAAAACTTATAATCTGGGAGGGATCAAGGATACTCATATAAGAATATTGTGGCCCCATCAACTTTCATTTTGTGCCATGGATGCCTCTATCACATTAGGGTGCACTTTGATGTAAAATTTAGCAGTAAGATAAGGTTTTGTTTCATGAGACTTCTCTTATTTTAATGCTTAATTTCATCGAAGGAATGTAGTGTTATTCACTCTCtctcccctttttttttttgtctcaaTTTGCTTGTAAGGGCCTCATCTGTCATATGCTCCCTAATTTTGTTTTGAAACTTATTTAATATTTCACATTTGTAAATGTTCTACAATTTTCTTGCACAACCCTAGTAAACTTCTCTTCTGCATCTGAAAGTTTTAGGTTTTTCCTTTCTGATTGTATTTCACAATATTTAATTTCACTGTAGCAATTAGTAGATATTTTAATAGGGATGCTAGAAATTGTGACCTTTCTTCTTTCCTATAGCATAAGCCTAAGTAGCACAGATATGGAAAACCGAAAAAGGAAACACCACACATGTACACAGAGTCATTTGTAACGATATTATTATCTCAACATTACACTACAGACAATCATTTCAAGAATATAGTCAAGTGCAAAATTCCATAGTCCTTAAACCAAGGTTTCTTCAAAGATAAGTATATCAATGTATAAACATTTATCCTCCTTTTGAAATCAAGAATTTCGcaagaattcaatttaattgatttctttcttacaattctcttttttgaaatacaaaaattcagctttttttttttttttttttttaacttaaaacatTTTCATCATGCATGTGGATGAAATCTGATTTTGCAAGaattatttgaattctttttttgcAAAATCATTCATGCCAAATAAAgagttaaatataataattacaagatttatttttttcctgAAAACTTTATTGTCATGAATTATTTTTGAAGAGAGGTTGGTTTCCTTGTTTTAGTAGAGTACAATAATGAAATACTGGTTTTattttcctctctctctccccatttccagtacatttttttttaaatttagttaaaatacCACTTAaacatttttaattcaaaagctAACTTTTTAAGTTAAGGTTGCTTCAAAATTTCCCTGGAGTTCCCAAAATTATATAAGAAAAGAATGGAAACCTTTCTTAAGTTCATGTTTCCACAAGGTTTCAATGTTCATATAGTGCCCAACATTGGACAGTGCCTCAAAATGGTTCTGCGCGTCACTAGGTTCAAGTTcactcttcttttcttcaaGTCCAGCTCTTTTATTGTTGTTATTTTGATATTGAACTTCCAATCCTACTGTGCTTGATATGGAATCTTATTGAGAACTAATCAAATTTTCTGCTAAGAGAAGGTTGGAACAAAACGTGACAAGGCTACTGTGGAT
Proteins encoded in this region:
- the LOC110621875 gene encoding inositol-phosphate phosphatase, with product MQTLDVIRISQLQLVSVCAYKQRKSLLFVSASALTPRLLVLNTKNPFHISSSSSPANPLLFAMAENDSFSGFLETAVEAAKRAGEIIRKGFYQTKHVEHKGQVDLVTETDKACEDLIFNHLKQCYPTHKLIGEETTAAYGITELTDEPTWIVDPLDGTTNFVHGFPFVCISIGLTIGKVPTVGVVYNPILNELFTGILGKGAFLNGNPIKVSSQTELVKSLLATEVGTKRDKATVDTTTNRINSLLFKVRSLRMSGSCALNLCGIACGRLDMFYETGFGGPWDVAGGTVIVKEAGGLVYDPSGKDFDITSHRVAASNPLLKDAFVDALQQSG